From one Pecten maximus chromosome 8, xPecMax1.1, whole genome shotgun sequence genomic stretch:
- the LOC117333592 gene encoding LOW QUALITY PROTEIN: pre-mRNA-processing-splicing factor 8-like (The sequence of the model RefSeq protein was modified relative to this genomic sequence to represent the inferred CDS: deleted 2 bases in 2 codons) — translation MAFPYMIGPGGQPFIIQQIPMIPQPVLQTQPQQMPPPVAPPPQQPKVPDYMSEDRLQEKARKWQQLQSKRYSEKRKFGFIDAQKEDTPAEIVRKIIRDHGDMTNRKFRHDKRVYLGALKYMPHAVLKLMENMPMPWEQIRDVHVLFHITGAITFVNEIPWVIEPVYIAQWGSMWIMMRREKRDRRHFKRMRFPPFDDEEPPLDYADNILDVEPLEAIQMELDSDEDKPVMEWFYDHKPLTESKSVNGTTYRRWGLTLPVMSVLYRLANQLLTDLVDDNYFYLFDLKSFFTAKALNMAIPGGPKFEPLVKDKELQDEDWNEFNDINKIIIRQPIRTEYRIAFPYLYNSMPYKVHLSWYHTPNVVYIKTEDPDLPAFYFDPLINPISHRHTVKSEVLPDDEEEFELPDYVQPFMQETPLYSDNTANGIALLWAPRPFNLRSGRTRRAMDIPLVKAWYREHCPSGMPVKVRVSYQKLLKYFVLNALKHKPPKAQKKRYLFRSFKATKFFETTQLDWVEVGLQVCRQGYNMLNLLIHRKNLNYLHLDYNFNLKPVKTLTTKERKKSRFGNAFHLCREILRLTKLIVDSHVQYRLGNVDAFQLSDGQQYVFAHVGQLTGMYRYKYKLMRQIRMCKDIKHVVYYRFNTGPVGKGPGCGIWAPGWRVWLFFMRGITPLLERWLGNLLSRQFEGRHSKGVAKTVTKQRVESHFDLELRAAVMHDILDMMPEGIKQNKARTILQHLSEAWRCWKANIPWKVPGLPIPIENMILRYVKAKADWWTNTAHYNRERIRRGATVDKTVCKKNLGRLTRLYLKAEQERQHNYLKDGPYITAEEAVAIYTTTVHWLESRRFSPIPFPPLSYKHDTKLLILALERLKEAYSVKSRLNQSQREELGLIEQAYDNPHEALSRIKRHLLTQRAFKEVGIEFMDLYSHLIPVYDVEPLEKITDAYLDQYLWYEADKRRLFPPWIKPADSEPPPLLTYKWCQGINNLQDVWDTSEGECNVMMESHYEKMYEKIDLTLLNRLLRLIVDHNIADYMTAKNNVVINYKDMNHTNAYGIIRGLQFASFIVQYYGLVLDLLVLGLHRASEMAGPPQLPNDFLTFQDVNTESAHPIRLYSRYIDRIHIFFRFSAEEARDLIQRYLTEHPDPNNENIVGYNNKKCWPRDSRMRLMKHDVNLGRAVFWDIKNRLPRSVTTILWDNSFVSVYSKDNPNLLFNMSGFECRILPKCRTTHEEFTHRDGVWNLQNEVTKERTAQCFLRVDDESMSRFHNRVRQILMASGSTTFTKIVNKWNTALIGLMTYFREAVVNTQELLDLLVKCENKIQTRIKIGLNSKMPSRFPPVVFYTPKELGGLGMLSMGHVLIPQSDLRWSKQTDVGITHFRSGMSHDEDQLIPNLYRYVMPWESEFIDSQRVWAEYTLKRQEANAQNRRLTLEDLEDSWDRGIPRINTLFQKDRHTLAYDKGWRVRTEFKAFQVLKQNPFWWTHQRHDGKLWNLNNYRTDMIQALGGVEGILEHTLFKGTYFPTWEGLFWEKASGFEESMKYKKLTNAQRSGLNQIPNRRFTLWWSPTINRANVYVGFQVQLDLTGIFMHGKIPTLKISLIQIFRAHLWQKIHESVVMDLCQVFDQELDALEIETVQKETIHPRKSYKMNSSCADILLFAAYKWNMSKPSLLADSKDVMDNTTTQKYWLDIQLRWGDYDSHDIERYARAKFLDYTTDNMSIYPSPTGLLVGIDLAYNLHSAYGNWFPGCKPLIQSAMAKIMKANPALYVLRERIRKGLQLYSSEPTEPYLSSQNYGELFSNQIIWFVDDTNVYRVTIHKTFEGNLTTKPINGAIFIFNPRTGQLFLKIIHTSVWAGQKRLGQLAKWKTAEEVAALIRSLPVEEQPKQIIVTRKGMLDPLEVHLLDFPNIVIKGSELQLPFQACLKVEKFGDLILKATEPQMVLFNLYDDWLKTISSYTAFSRLILILRALHVNNDRTKIVLKPDKTTITEQHHIWPTLSDEEWMKIEMQLKDLILADYGKKNNVNVASLTQSEIRDIILGMEISAPSAQRQQIAEIEKQTKEQSQLTATTTRTVNKHGDEIITSTTSNYETSTFASKTEWRVRAISATNLHLRTNHIYVSSDDIKETGYTYILPKNVLKKFIIISDLRAQIAGYLYGVSPPDNPQVKEIRCIVLPPQWGTHQTVHLPNILPESEYLKEMEPLGWIHTQPNELPQLSPQDITTHAKVMADNPAWDGEKTVIITCSFTPGSCSLTAYKLTPTGCEWGRQNTDTGNNPKGYLPSHYERVQMLLSDRFLGFFMTPSQSSWNYNFMGVRHDPNMKYELQLSNPKEFYHEVHRPSHFLNFSSMEEGELGSSDREDLYM, via the exons ATGGCGTTCCCATACATGATAGGGCCTGGGGGTCAACCCTTCATCATTCAGCAGATACCAATGATCCCCCAGCCAGTATTACAGACACAGCCTCAACAGATGCCCCCTCCTGTGGCTCCTCCCCCTCAGCAGCCTAAAGTGCCTGACTATATGTCAGAGGACCGCTTACAGGAGAAAG CTCGTAAGTGGCAACAACTGCAGTCCAAGCGCTACAGTGAAAAGAGGAAATTTGGATTCATTGATGCACAAAAGGAAGACACGCCAGCGGAAATTGTCCGAAAAATTATCCGAGACCATGGTGACATGACTAACAGAAAGTTCCGACATGACAAGAGAGTTTATCTTGG AGCTCTGAAATACATGCCACATGCTGTCCTTAAACTGATGGAGAATATGCCCATGCCATGGGAACAGATTCGGGATGTCCATGTGTTGTTTCACATCACTGGTGCCATTACCTTTGTGAACGAGATACCCTGGGTCATTGAACCTGTGTATATAGCACAGTGGGG ATCAATGTGGATCATGATGCGCCGAGAGAAGAGAGATCGTCGTCACTTCAAAAGAATGCGTTTCCCACCATTTGATGATGAAGAGCCGCCACTGGACTATGCAGACAACATCCTTGATGTAGAGCCCTTGGAAGCCATCCAGATGGAGCTGGACTCGGACGAAGATAAACCAGTTATGGAATGGTTCTACGACCACAAACCACTAACAGAATCAAA AAGTGTGAACGGCACTACCTACCGTCGCTGGGGACTTACCTTGCCTGTGATGTCAGTACTGTACCGTCTGGCCAATCAGCTTCTCACAGATCTAGTCGATGACAACTACTTCTACCTGTTTGATCTCAAGTCCTTCTTCACCGCCAAGGCACTTAACATGGCCATTCCTGGAGGACCCAAGTTTGAACCCCTCGTTAAGGACAAGGAACTACA GGATGAAGATTGGAACGAGTTCAATGACATCAATAAGATAATTATTCGACAGCCTATCAGGACAGAATACCGCATTGCTTTCCCATACCTGTACAACAGTATGCCATACAAAGTACATCTTTCATG GTACCACACCCCAAATGTTGTCTACATCAAGACTGAGGATCCTGATCTGCCAGCGTTCTACTTTGATCCTCTCATCAATCCCATTTCTCACAGACACACTGTAAAG TCGGAGGTTCTTCCGGACGATGAGGAGGAATTTGAACTGCCAGACTATGTCCAGCCGTTCATGCAAGAGACCCCCCTATACTCTGATAACACAGCCAATGGCATTGCCCTGTTGTGGGCTCCTCGACCTTTCAACCTGAGGTCAGGTCGTACACGTCGTGCTATGGACATTCCTCTGGTCAAAGCTTG GTACAGAGAACACTGTCCGTCAGGCATGCCTGTCAAGGTGCGAGTGTCGTATCAAAAACTTCTCAAGTACTTTGTCTTGAATGCCCTCAAACACAAGCCACCTAAGGCCCAGAAGAAGAG GTACCTGTTCCGGTCATTCAAGGCGACCAAGTTTTTCGAAACAACCCAGCTGGACTGGGTGGAGGTAGGATTACAAGTGTGTCGCCAAGGCTACAACATGTTGAACCTCCTCATCCATCGCAAGAACCTCAACTATCTTCATCTTGACTACAACTTCAACCTGAAACCTGTCAAGACCCTCACTACCAAG GAAAGGAAGAAGTCCCGATTTGGAAATGCTTTCCATCTGTGTCGTGAGATTCTGCGTCTGACCAAACTGATCGTGGACAGCCATGTGCAGTATCGCCTTGGAAACGTGGATGCCTTCCAG CTTTCAGATGGCCAGCAGTATGTGTTTGCCCACGTA GGCCAGCTGACTGGTATGTACAGATACAAGTACAAACTGATGAGACAAATCCGGATGTGTAAGGACATCAAACATGTCGTCTACTACAGGTTTAACACA GGACCAGTTGGTAAGGGT CCTGGCTGTGGTATCTGGGCCCCAGGCTGGAGGGTGTGGCTGTTCTTCATGCGTGGCATCACACCCTTGTTGGAACGTTGGCTTGGCAACTTGCTGTCTCGTCAGTTTGAAGGACGACATTCCAAGGGAGTGGCCAAGACCGTCACCAAACAGAGAGTTGAAAGTCACTTTGATCTGGAACTCAGGGCAGCT gtgatgCACGACATCCTGGACATGATGCCCGAGGGGATCAAACAGAACAAAGCAAGGACTATCCTACAGCACCTGAGTGAGGCCTGGAGATGCTGGAAGGCTAACATCCCCTGGAAG GTGCCTGGCTTGCCAATCCCCATTGAGAACATGATTTTGCGGTATGTGAAGGCCAAGGCAGACTGGTGGACAAACACTGCCCATTACAACAGGGAACGAATCAGGAGAGGTGCCACA GTGGACAAGACTGTGTGTAAGAAGAACCTGGGTCGCCTCACACGTCTGTACCTGAAGGCAGAACAGGAGAGGCAGCACAACTACCTGAAGGATGGTCCCTACATCACAGCTGAGGAAGCTGTCGCCATCTACACCACAACTGTCCACTGGCTCGAGAGTCGACGATTCTCTCCCATCCCATTCCCTCCTCTCTCTTACAAACACGACACCAAGCTTCTCATTCTGGCATTGGAGAGGCTGAAGGAAGCATACAG TGTGAAGAGTCGACTAAACCAGTCACAGAGAGAAGAACTGGGACTTATAGAACAGGCGTACGACAATCCTCACGAGGCTCTGTCTCGTATCAAACGTCACCTGCTCACACAGAGAGCCTTTAAGGAG GTGGGTATTGAGTTTATGGACCTATACAGCCATCTGATCCCCGTGTATGATGTTGAGCCCCTGGAGAAGATTACAGATGCCTACCTAGACCAGTATCTGTGGTACGAGGCTGACAAACGACGCCTGTTCCCACCCTGGATAAAACCTGCGGACTCCGAGCCGCCTCCTCTCCTTACTTACAAGTGGTGTCAGG GCATCAACAACTTACAGGATGTGTGGGACACCAGTGAAGGGGAGTGTAATGTCATGATGGAGTCTCACTACGAGAAGATGTATGAAAAGATTGATCTTACACTTCTCAACAGATTGTTACGTCTCATCGTCGATCACAACATCGCCGATTACATGACAGCTAAAAACAACGTCGTCATAAATTATAAG gACATGAACCATACTAATGCTTATGGGATAATCCGAGGACTCCAGTTTGCTTCGTTTATAGTACAGTACTATGGCCTGGTACTAGACCTTTTAGTATTGGGCCTACATCGTGCCAGTGAGATGGCTGGTCCACCACAGCTGCCTAACGACTTTCTCACCTTCCAG GATGTGAATACAGAGTCAGCCCATCCCATACGTCTGTACTCGCGTTACATCGACCGCATACATATATTCTTCCG ATTTTCTGCGGAAGAGGCCAGAGACCTGATCCAGCGATATCTTACAGAACATCCTGATCCTAACAATGAAAACATCGTGGgctacaacaacaaaaaatgctGGCCTCGAGACTCCAGAATGAGGCTCATGAAGCACGATGTCAACTT GGGACGTGCTGTCTTCTGGGACATCAAGAACCGTTTGCCGAGATCTGTGACAACCATTCTGTGGGACAATAGCTTCGTGTCGGTGTACAGCAAAGACAATCCCAACCTACTATTCAACATGTCTGGGTTTGAGTGTCGTATCCTGCCTAAGTGTCGTACCACACACGAGGAATTCACACACAGGGACGGCGTCTGGAACCTTCAGAATGAG GTAACCAAAGAGAGGACAGCTCAGTGTTTCCTGCGAGTGGACGATGAGTCGATGTCACGATTCCACAACCGTGTACGTCAGATCCTCATGGCATCGGGATCGACAACATTCACAAAGATTGTCAACAAATGGAACACCGCTCTTATTGGTTTAATGACATATTTCCGTGAGGCTGTTGTCAACACACAAGAACTATTGGACCTTCTTGTCAAGTGTGAAAACAAAATCCAGACCCGTATTAAGATCGGACTCAATTCTAAAATGCCCAGTCGTTTCCCTCCAGTGGTATTTTACACCCCTAAAGAGTTGGGTGGACTCGGAATGTTGTCAATGGGCCACGTTCTTATCCCACAGTCAGATCTCCGGTGGTCAAAACagacagatgttggtatcactCATTTCCGGTCTGGTATGAGTCACGATGAAGATCAGCTCATTCCTAATTTATACAG atatgtGATGCCCTGGGAGAGTGAGTTTATTGACTCACAGCGAGTATGGGCAGAGTACACGCTGAAGCGACAGGAGGCCAATGCACAGAACAG ACGTTTAACACTAGAGGACTTGGAAGACAGCTGGGACCGTGGAATTCCCAGAATCAACACATTGTTCCAGAAAGACAGACACACACTTGCCTACGACAAGGGCTGGCGTGTTCGAACAGAGTTCAAAGCCTTCCAG GTACTGAAACAAAATCCATTCTGGTGGACACATCAGCGACATGACGGCAAGTTGTGGAACCTGAACAATTACCGCACAGACATGATCCAGGCACTTGGTGGCGTGGAGGGAATCCTGGAGCACACTCTCTTCAAGGGGACATACTTCCCAACATGGGAAGGTCTCTTCTG GGAGAAGGCCAGTGGATTTGAAGAGTCTATGAAGTACAAGAAATTGACCAATGCTCAGAGGTCTGGTCTCAACCAGATCCCGAACCGTCGCTTCACACTGTGGTGGTCACCAACCATCAACAGGGCCAAT GTATATGTAGGTTTCCAGGTACAGTTAGACCTGACAGGTATCTTCATGCACGGCAAAATCCCGACCCTAAAGATCTCGCTGATCCAGATCTTCCGTGCTCACTTGTGGCAGAAGATCCATGAGAGCGTTGTCATGGATCTTTGTCAG GTTTTTGACCAGGAGCTGGATGCCCTggagatagagacagtacagaaaGAGACGATACATCCACGGAAGTCGTACAAGATGAACAGTTCGTGTGCTGATATCCTCCTGTTTGCTGCTTACAAGTGGAATATGTCCAAACCATCACTCCTGGCAGACTCCAA AGATGTGATGGACAACACCACTACCCAGAAATACTGGCTGGACATACAGCTCCGTTGGGGCGACTACGACTCACATGACATAGAGCGCTACGCCCGAGCTAAGTTCCTCGACTACACCACAGACAACATGAGTATCTATCCATCTCCGACAGGTTTACTGGTCGGCATCGATCTGGCTTACAACCTGCACAG TGCATACGGTAACTGGTTCCCTGGCTGTAAGCCTCTGATCCAATCAGCTATGGCTAAGATAATGAAGGCCAACCCAGCTTTGTATGTGCTGAGGGAGCGCATCAGGAAGGGGCTGCAACTCTACTCCTCGGAGCCCACTGAGCCTTATCTGTCCTCACAGAACTACGGCGAGCTCTTCTCCAATCAGATTATCTGGTTTGTGGATGACACCAATGTCTACAGGGTCACCATTCATAAG aCTTTTGAGGGAAATCTTACAACCAAGCCCATCAATGGTGCCATTTTCATCTTCAATCCTCGTACCGGTCAACTTTTCCTCAAGATCATTCACACCTCCGTGTGGGCAGGACAGAAACGTCTCGGACAG TTGGCCAAATGGAAGACAGCTGAGGAAGTGGCAGCCTTGATTCGTTCCCTCCCTGTGGAGGAACAGCCCAAACAGATTATTGTTACAAGGAAGGGTATGCTCGACCCCCTCGAGGTGCATCTCCTCGACTTCCCTAACATCGTCATCAAGGGTAGTGAACTCCAACTTCCCTTCCAGGCCTGTCTCAAA GTGGAGAAGTTTGGTGACCTTATCCTGAAGGCTACAGAACCACAGATGGTGTTGTTTAACCTGTACGATGACTGGCTCAAGACGATATCATCCTACACA GCATTCTCTCGTCTCATCTTGATCCTCCGAGCATTGCACGTCAACAATGACCGGACAAAGATCGTCCTAAAGCCTGACAAGACAACAATCACAGAGCAGCATCACATCTGGCCCACGCTGTCGGACGAGGAGTGGATGAAGATCGAAATGCAGCTTAAGGATCTTATCCTGGCCGACTATGGCAAGAAAAACAA CGTCAATGTTGCATCCCTTACACAGTCAGAAATCCGTGACATCATTCTTGGTATGGAGATCTCGGCCCCGTCAGCACAGCGTCAACAAATTGCAGAGATTGagaaacaaaccaaagaacAATCTCAGCTCACAGCAACAACGACGCGAACTGTTAACAAACACGGAGACGAAATCATCACCTCGACAACCAGTAACTACGAGACTTCTACCTTTGCATCCAAGACAGAGTGGCGAGTCAGAGCCATTTCCGCAACAAACTTGCATCTGCGTACAAACCACATCTACGTTTCGTCAGATGACATCAAAGAGACGGGTTACACATACATCTTACCAAAGAACGTGCTGAAAAAATTCATCATTATCTCGGATCTTAGAGCTCAG ATTGCTGGCTACCTGTACGGAGTTAGCCCCCCTGACAACCCACAGGTGAAGGAGATACGTTGTATTGTGTTACCTCCACAGTGGGGAACTCACCAGACCGTCCATCTACCTAACATCCTCCCGGAGTCCGAGTACCTCAAG GAAATGGAACCCCTGGGTTGGATCCACACACAGCCTAACGAACTGCCACAGCTGTCCCCTCAGGACATCACAACACACGCCAAGGTGATGGCCGACAACCCTGCCTGGGATGGGGAGAAGACGGTCATCATCACATGTAGCTTCACGCCTGGCTCCTGTTCACTGACCGCTTACAAACTGACCCCCACAGGATGTGAATGGGGCCGTCAGAACACAGATACAGGAAATAACCCCAAGGGTTACCTCCCCTCCCACTACGAACGTGTACAGATGTTATTGTCCGATAGATTCCTGGGATTCTTCATGACACCATCACAGAGCTCCTGGAATTACAACTTTATGG gTGTGCGTCATGACCCCAACATGAAGTATGAACTACAGCTATCAAACCCAAAGGAGTTCTACCACGAGGTTCATCGTCCTTCCCACTTCCTCAATTTCTCCTCCATGGAAGAAGGAGAACTTGGCAGTTCAGACAGGGAGGATCTGTACATGTGA